One Synechococcus sp. PROS-9-1 DNA window includes the following coding sequences:
- a CDS encoding ribonuclease catalytic domain-containing protein produces MLASWRCCPSSTPKADPLASSSLQPGDLVGVQESKGNQLAVVESLQGSKARLKLGFDRKSVVLPQRQLDLICPLPSGAELPDGLGASPWHLKSEQVHPSCLDRRSWGAAWLLLLESDETVEIDFFSDLVCGGSNPSQLALCWLALMGPQFWFRYKQDQIKARSAAELKPLRRQQRLKTLEQQIEQHWKKLLTARQPLDLQGLPPVLGARFEQLKDMVSGSLEFAQLDRVVQQSLVGLRLDQDRADVRLLLVDLGLWDPHQLVSMAGTPWSSGFSSALLEEAERLVELNTSERPGDSERIDLCDQRCVTIDDEDTRDIDDGIALERCEDGTQRVWIHIADPGRLIDQDSALDLEARRRGSSLYLAKGNLPMFPECLSTGPFSLRARMRTAAWSIWAELSSDGELGDHGIQRSWVQPTYRLSYEDADELIELAPPEDTDLAELDALLSRRRGCRVRNGALLMDLPEGRIRCRNGQPSLEVSEPGRSRQMVAEAMILAGAVVARIAEVHDLALPFRSQLPADLPPSSELEALPDGAVRFAAIKRCLSRGLMGTQPAAHFSLGLASYAQATSPIRRYGDLVVQRQFQAQLSDGDSGEEPLDRDALQALLSDFDAAVREGIGISREDQRHWQQVWFEHHCKEQWAAQFLRWLRPQDQLGLVRIDDLAMDVAAECPRDSEPGEGLLINVQHVDSVRDQLRLVASAH; encoded by the coding sequence GTGCTCGCATCGTGGCGTTGCTGCCCTTCGTCAACCCCGAAGGCTGATCCACTGGCTTCGTCCTCTCTCCAACCAGGAGATCTTGTCGGCGTCCAAGAGTCGAAGGGGAACCAACTTGCTGTCGTCGAATCTCTTCAAGGCAGCAAAGCGCGCTTGAAGCTTGGATTTGATCGCAAATCCGTTGTCTTACCTCAGCGGCAATTGGATCTCATTTGCCCCCTGCCATCCGGAGCTGAGCTTCCCGATGGCCTGGGGGCTTCTCCATGGCATCTCAAATCCGAGCAGGTCCACCCATCTTGTCTCGATCGTCGCAGCTGGGGCGCAGCATGGCTCCTATTGCTGGAATCGGATGAGACCGTTGAGATTGATTTTTTCAGTGATCTGGTCTGCGGAGGAAGCAATCCAAGCCAATTGGCCCTGTGTTGGTTGGCCTTAATGGGGCCACAATTTTGGTTCCGTTATAAGCAAGATCAGATCAAGGCACGCTCGGCAGCCGAACTCAAACCGCTGCGCCGACAACAGCGGCTCAAGACTCTTGAACAGCAAATCGAGCAGCATTGGAAAAAGCTATTAACCGCTCGACAACCGCTTGATCTGCAAGGCCTCCCCCCAGTTCTTGGTGCCAGGTTTGAACAGCTCAAGGACATGGTTTCAGGGTCCCTCGAATTCGCACAACTTGACCGGGTGGTTCAGCAAAGCCTGGTGGGGCTGCGCCTAGATCAAGACAGGGCAGACGTTCGCCTTCTGTTGGTGGACCTCGGCCTTTGGGACCCCCATCAACTTGTATCAATGGCCGGCACTCCCTGGTCTTCAGGATTTAGCTCAGCTCTGCTCGAGGAGGCTGAACGCTTGGTGGAGCTCAACACGAGCGAACGCCCCGGTGACTCCGAGCGCATCGATCTTTGCGATCAGCGCTGCGTCACGATCGACGATGAAGACACTCGAGATATTGATGACGGGATCGCGCTGGAACGTTGCGAGGATGGCACTCAAAGAGTCTGGATTCATATCGCTGACCCAGGGCGACTCATCGATCAAGACTCAGCCCTCGACCTCGAAGCCAGACGCCGCGGTAGCAGCCTCTATTTAGCGAAAGGCAATCTGCCGATGTTTCCAGAATGCTTGTCAACGGGGCCTTTCAGTTTGCGAGCACGGATGCGAACGGCTGCCTGGAGCATCTGGGCTGAACTCAGCAGCGACGGTGAACTCGGAGATCACGGGATCCAGCGCAGCTGGGTTCAACCGACCTATCGCCTCAGCTACGAAGACGCCGATGAGTTGATCGAATTGGCACCTCCAGAAGACACCGATTTAGCAGAATTGGATGCGCTCCTCAGTCGAAGGCGAGGCTGCCGAGTACGCAATGGAGCCCTTCTCATGGACCTTCCAGAAGGCCGGATTCGTTGTCGAAATGGTCAGCCATCTCTCGAAGTCAGTGAACCTGGTCGATCAAGGCAAATGGTGGCTGAAGCGATGATTTTGGCCGGTGCCGTGGTGGCCAGAATTGCGGAGGTGCATGACCTGGCCTTGCCCTTCCGCAGCCAACTCCCAGCTGACCTCCCCCCCAGCTCCGAATTGGAGGCACTGCCCGATGGAGCCGTACGTTTCGCCGCCATCAAGCGTTGTCTCAGTCGCGGACTGATGGGAACCCAACCTGCAGCACATTTCAGCTTGGGACTTGCCTCCTATGCCCAAGCCACATCCCCCATTCGTCGCTACGGGGATCTCGTTGTACAGCGGCAATTCCAAGCCCAACTCAGTGACGGTGACAGTGGCGAGGAACCGCTCGACCGCGATGCACTTCAAGCCCTCTTGAGTGACTTCGATGCAGCGGTGCGAGAAGGCATTGGTATTTCCCGAGAAGACCAAAGACACTGGCAGCAGGTGTGGTTTGAACACCATTGCAAGGAGCAGTGGGCTGCACAGTTCTTGCGCTGGTTGCGTCCTCAGGATCAGCTTGGACTGGTGCGCATTGACGACCTCGCCATGGATGTGGCAGCTGAATGCCCTAGAGATTCAGAACCGGGCGAGGGCCTATTGATCAACGTGCAGCATGTGGACTCGGTGCGCGATCAACTCAGGCTGGTGGCTTCGGCTCACTAA
- the rpsR gene encoding 30S ribosomal protein S18, translating into MSSSFFKKRLSPIKPGDPIDYKDVDLLKKFITERGKILPRRLTGLTAKQQRDLTNAVKRARIVALLPFVNPEG; encoded by the coding sequence ATGTCTAGTTCCTTCTTTAAGAAGCGTCTTTCTCCGATCAAACCTGGAGATCCCATTGATTACAAAGATGTGGATCTACTTAAAAAATTCATCACCGAGCGAGGAAAGATTCTTCCTCGTCGTCTGACTGGGCTGACTGCTAAGCAGCAGCGCGACCTGACCAATGCGGTAAAGCGTGCTCGCATCGTGGCGTTGCTGCCCTTCGTCAACCCCGAAGGCTGA
- the rpmG gene encoding 50S ribosomal protein L33, which produces MAKNKGVRIVITLECTECRSASASEKRSPGVSRYTTEKNRRNTTERLEIMKFCPQLNKMTLHKEIK; this is translated from the coding sequence ATGGCTAAAAACAAGGGCGTCCGGATCGTGATCACTCTCGAGTGCACTGAATGCCGGTCCGCCTCCGCCTCCGAAAAGCGTTCTCCCGGTGTGTCTAGGTACACGACGGAGAAGAACCGACGGAACACCACTGAGCGGCTGGAGATCATGAAATTCTGTCCCCAGCTCAACAAAATGACTCTCCACAAGGAAATCAAGTGA
- the pheT gene encoding phenylalanine--tRNA ligase subunit beta — protein sequence MRVSLSWLQDLVQVTEAADQLGERLSMAGFEVEEIDDLSRLAQGVVVGHVLERDKHPNADKLSVCVVDIGAEKTVQIVCGASNVRAGIHVAVATIGAVLPAVNLTIKAGELRGVASQGMICSLAELGQPTDVDGIAVLDDLLEGLPAPGTAVASCLGLDDTVLELAITANRPDGLSMTGIAREVAALTGAALQLPKPVAPQSIADLNPSADHAAAMKEGGVYALTEVSGLDGGKDAPVWLQQRLLRAGVKPVNAIVDITNLVMLEQGQPLHAFDLDALERLCGSDLKPADFGLRQGRDKELFTGLDGRTIEVDERVQLVTCRDRPVAIAGVIGSAESGVTATTTKIWLESALFTPASIRSSSRATGLRTDASSRYEKGLPRQITLPAAGRALELMEQLLGGVAGRSWQCCAEEGPEPVVTLRRHALHQLLGPLASEDEEGSDVSDQQVEDCLSALGCHLSTTEDGWTVVVPPSRRMDLLREVDLIEEVARLVGFDCFGAHLPDPLAPGGLTDMQQAERRLRRRLCSAGLQEITCLSLTGADADDPNRIPISNPLLAETSHLRTALWQEHLQICQRNLQASQPGCWLFEIGHVFHPQDREIVQTARLGGVICGERRVSRWATSGKALAPDYFMARGALATVLNSMGLETQDRPLSDDSRLHPGRAAAVVVEGRTLGCFGQLHPVLCAQYELPDATYLFDLDLHRLLEAVTRRNRWVPSFKAFSTLPAMERDLAMLVPKTLPAADLMQAIRKAGKPLLESVELIDRFEGGQLPDDQCSQAFRLRYRGKDSTLTDEQLQPVQDKVRQALVQQFKVELRS from the coding sequence GTGCGGGTCTCCCTTTCCTGGTTGCAGGATCTCGTCCAGGTAACTGAAGCCGCGGATCAACTCGGCGAACGCCTCTCCATGGCTGGCTTTGAGGTCGAGGAGATCGATGATTTGAGTCGCTTGGCCCAAGGCGTCGTAGTGGGCCATGTTCTGGAGCGTGACAAACATCCCAATGCCGACAAACTCAGTGTTTGTGTTGTGGATATTGGGGCGGAGAAAACGGTTCAGATCGTTTGTGGTGCCAGCAATGTACGGGCAGGAATTCATGTTGCTGTAGCGACCATTGGCGCCGTTCTTCCTGCGGTCAATCTCACGATTAAGGCTGGTGAGCTGAGGGGGGTCGCGAGTCAAGGAATGATTTGTTCGCTGGCCGAGCTCGGGCAACCCACCGACGTTGACGGCATTGCTGTCTTAGACGATCTGCTTGAAGGCCTGCCAGCACCTGGTACGGCAGTGGCATCTTGCCTCGGTTTGGATGACACCGTTCTGGAATTGGCAATCACCGCGAATCGGCCAGATGGCCTTTCGATGACAGGAATTGCAAGGGAAGTGGCGGCACTGACAGGTGCCGCCCTGCAGTTGCCAAAGCCAGTTGCTCCGCAGTCGATAGCTGATTTGAACCCCTCAGCCGACCATGCTGCCGCCATGAAAGAGGGGGGTGTGTACGCCTTGACCGAAGTGAGTGGTCTCGATGGTGGGAAAGATGCTCCTGTCTGGCTCCAACAAAGACTTCTCCGCGCCGGGGTGAAACCCGTTAACGCGATTGTGGACATCACCAATCTGGTGATGTTGGAACAAGGTCAACCTCTTCATGCTTTTGATCTCGATGCCTTGGAGCGGCTATGTGGCAGCGACCTGAAGCCAGCTGATTTTGGCCTTAGGCAAGGGCGGGACAAGGAACTCTTTACGGGATTGGATGGCCGCACCATCGAGGTTGACGAACGCGTTCAGTTGGTTACCTGTCGTGATCGACCGGTTGCGATTGCGGGGGTGATCGGTAGTGCTGAGAGCGGAGTGACGGCCACGACCACCAAAATCTGGTTGGAGTCAGCCCTGTTCACTCCCGCCTCGATTCGCAGCAGCAGTCGTGCAACAGGGTTGCGCACGGATGCCAGTTCTCGTTACGAAAAGGGGTTACCGCGTCAGATCACCTTGCCTGCAGCGGGTCGTGCACTCGAACTGATGGAACAGCTCCTAGGCGGAGTGGCAGGCCGCAGTTGGCAGTGCTGTGCCGAAGAAGGCCCGGAACCCGTGGTGACGCTTCGCCGTCATGCTCTTCATCAACTTCTAGGTCCTTTGGCTTCTGAAGACGAGGAGGGATCCGATGTGAGTGATCAACAGGTAGAGGATTGTCTTTCCGCACTCGGCTGCCACCTCAGCACTACTGAGGATGGCTGGACGGTGGTTGTACCTCCCTCCCGTCGGATGGATCTTCTTCGCGAGGTGGATCTGATCGAGGAGGTGGCTCGTCTTGTTGGTTTCGACTGTTTTGGGGCCCACTTGCCCGATCCCCTGGCTCCTGGTGGTCTTACGGACATGCAGCAGGCGGAGCGTCGGTTGCGTCGCCGCCTTTGCAGTGCTGGCCTCCAAGAGATCACTTGCTTATCGCTTACAGGGGCGGACGCCGATGATCCGAATCGGATTCCAATCAGTAATCCTCTATTGGCGGAAACCAGCCATCTCAGAACCGCGCTCTGGCAGGAGCATCTCCAGATTTGCCAACGCAACCTTCAGGCTTCTCAACCCGGTTGTTGGCTGTTTGAAATTGGTCATGTTTTCCATCCCCAGGACAGAGAGATAGTGCAGACAGCACGTCTTGGCGGCGTGATTTGCGGAGAACGGCGTGTTTCACGCTGGGCGACCAGCGGCAAGGCACTCGCTCCGGATTACTTCATGGCTCGCGGAGCACTCGCCACTGTTTTGAACTCCATGGGTCTTGAAACCCAAGACCGGCCCTTATCTGACGACTCGCGTCTTCATCCGGGGCGGGCTGCAGCGGTGGTGGTGGAAGGCCGAACCCTTGGTTGCTTTGGTCAGCTCCATCCGGTGTTGTGTGCTCAGTACGAGCTCCCCGACGCCACCTACCTGTTTGATCTTGATCTTCACCGTCTTCTTGAAGCGGTGACGCGTCGCAATCGCTGGGTGCCTTCCTTTAAAGCGTTCTCAACACTTCCAGCGATGGAAAGGGATCTCGCGATGCTTGTTCCGAAAACATTGCCAGCTGCAGATTTGATGCAGGCCATCCGTAAAGCAGGTAAGCCACTTCTAGAAAGTGTTGAGTTGATCGATCGGTTTGAAGGTGGTCAACTGCCTGATGATCAATGCAGCCAAGCCTTCCGACTTCGCTACCGAGGCAAAGACAGCACGCTCACGGATGAGCAATTGCAGCCAGTGCAAGACAAAGTTAGACAGGCTTTGGTTCAACAATTCAAGGTTGAACTTCGCAGTTAA
- the rlmD gene encoding 23S rRNA (uracil(1939)-C(5))-methyltransferase RlmD encodes MAQSLSDPPVAGQIITVLGIDLNHQGLGLARWQGWVVIVPQLLPGEEAQVQLLQRKKSQWFARHLKTIVAAPGARKPPCILAKDCGGCSLQHLEESVQAEWKRTRLEQTLKRIGGIDIQSPAPIHHDLEHLGYRNRALIPLLRQNDQLRLGYYRRGSHRIVNLNRCPVLDPRIDALIKPLKQDLEASGWPADADLHGELGLRHLGLRVGVRTGELLITLVSATSELNGVKELAVEWMNRWPAVSGVTLNLQPRRSNTVLGAITHTLAGRDCISERFCDLQLLLGTTTFFQINTARAEQIVIVLRDWLLARKDCNRLIDAYCGIGTISLPIAAAGIGVVGLEINPASVQQAQQNAALNGITDASFEAGDVALLLSNYLPDHDALVVDPPRKGLAPDVLDAILNCPPKSLAYLSCDSATLARDLKRLVSESGPYAIDRIHPVDFFPQTTHLECLVLMERINCEVQP; translated from the coding sequence ATGGCCCAGTCCTTAAGCGACCCACCAGTAGCTGGTCAAATCATCACTGTTCTGGGGATCGATCTCAATCACCAGGGCCTCGGACTCGCACGCTGGCAAGGCTGGGTGGTGATTGTTCCCCAGTTGCTTCCAGGTGAAGAGGCCCAGGTGCAATTGCTACAACGCAAGAAGTCGCAATGGTTTGCGCGCCATCTCAAAACGATCGTTGCAGCTCCAGGTGCGAGGAAACCTCCGTGCATCCTTGCCAAAGACTGTGGGGGTTGTTCACTGCAACACCTCGAGGAAAGTGTTCAAGCGGAATGGAAGCGCACGCGACTTGAACAGACCCTGAAACGAATCGGTGGGATCGACATCCAGTCGCCTGCCCCAATCCATCACGATCTTGAACACTTGGGCTACCGCAATAGAGCCCTCATTCCTCTGCTTCGACAAAACGATCAGCTGCGTTTGGGTTACTACCGACGCGGAAGCCATCGCATCGTGAACCTCAATCGTTGTCCTGTTTTAGACCCACGCATCGATGCCCTCATCAAACCCCTGAAACAAGATCTTGAAGCCAGTGGTTGGCCCGCTGATGCTGATTTACACGGCGAACTCGGTCTTCGCCATCTCGGCTTGCGCGTTGGCGTGCGAACCGGGGAACTGTTGATCACATTGGTCAGTGCAACGAGCGAACTCAACGGTGTGAAAGAGCTGGCCGTGGAGTGGATGAACCGTTGGCCTGCCGTAAGCGGTGTGACCTTGAACCTGCAACCGCGACGGAGCAATACCGTCCTCGGTGCGATCACCCACACCCTCGCTGGTCGAGATTGCATCAGCGAGCGTTTCTGCGATCTTCAGCTCCTTCTTGGAACCACCACCTTCTTCCAAATCAACACCGCTCGTGCCGAGCAGATCGTGATTGTTTTGCGTGATTGGCTTCTCGCGCGTAAGGATTGCAATCGCTTAATTGATGCCTATTGCGGTATCGGAACCATCAGCTTGCCGATTGCTGCAGCTGGAATTGGTGTGGTTGGTCTTGAAATCAATCCCGCCTCTGTTCAACAGGCACAACAAAACGCGGCTTTGAATGGAATCACTGATGCCAGCTTTGAAGCTGGTGATGTGGCCTTGCTGCTGAGCAATTACCTTCCAGATCATGATGCTCTTGTGGTGGACCCACCGCGAAAAGGATTGGCTCCGGATGTGCTTGACGCCATTTTGAATTGTCCACCCAAAAGCCTGGCCTACTTGAGTTGTGACTCGGCAACCCTGGCAAGGGACCTCAAGAGACTGGTCTCAGAGAGCGGTCCCTATGCCATTGATCGCATTCATCCCGTGGACTTTTTTCCCCAAACAACCCATCTGGAATGCCTTGTCCTCATGGAGCGCATTAACTGCGAAGTTCAACCTTGA
- a CDS encoding allophycocyanin subunit alpha-B — protein MSVVRDLILKADDDLRYPSSGELRSMVDFLSQGSIRLSVVRSLTENEKKIIDESAKQLFTRKPEYVAPGGNAFGQKQRAQCLRDYSWYLRLVTYGVLAGSTELIQQIGLVGAREMYNSLGVPMPGMVEAMRCMREASLALLSEDQQAVASPYFDYLIQGMQTST, from the coding sequence ATGAGCGTTGTTCGGGATCTGATTCTCAAAGCAGATGACGATCTGCGTTACCCAAGCAGCGGTGAACTGCGATCAATGGTTGATTTCCTCAGCCAGGGGTCGATTCGTTTATCTGTTGTTCGAAGTCTCACTGAGAACGAGAAAAAAATCATCGATGAATCAGCGAAACAGCTGTTCACTCGTAAACCTGAATACGTTGCTCCTGGAGGCAACGCCTTCGGTCAGAAGCAACGTGCCCAGTGCCTGCGTGACTACAGCTGGTATTTGCGCCTTGTCACCTACGGAGTTCTTGCTGGCAGTACAGAGCTGATTCAACAGATTGGTCTTGTGGGTGCCCGTGAGATGTACAACAGCCTTGGCGTTCCCATGCCTGGAATGGTGGAAGCCATGCGCTGCATGAGAGAGGCGTCCTTGGCCCTCCTTTCCGAAGACCAGCAAGCCGTCGCATCTCCTTACTTTGATTACCTCATTCAAGGAATGCAGACTTCGACCTAA
- a CDS encoding molecular chaperone DnaJ: MGRRITLELPDHLVGRLDELKKEWCIRSRGDCLTRLLEEIWTDETDFDSGDNEDPGVLSVATSAAAIELQRDQPPSEPSYDEDRAIVLVRSSQDPKEQDAASVLTPDTIQARESSTKSRGIDLPGFVRSRTQAIRTSLQQPQTQEDRRDSPFVPVVSFDHLTACCNKAIDHWTSLYGSMPGATVLEAVMLWMARDIWPQLDGSEGRTFTWSQVNQSMQDVCADWSVQSPKFEHVIVAAAVLEDPFAAGSVEDRIPTLIRRFVNRFKRSRRVTSFETLESTMTLHGALRLLDLPTQAGASLTLRSIRDAYKKKAIEAHPDAGGSTDGMRRLNEAYQMLRELYRDKEPQ, encoded by the coding sequence ATGGGGCGTCGGATCACACTTGAACTTCCTGATCATCTCGTTGGCCGCCTCGACGAGCTGAAGAAAGAGTGGTGCATCAGGTCCAGAGGCGATTGCTTAACGCGATTGCTGGAAGAAATCTGGACTGATGAGACAGATTTCGACTCTGGCGACAACGAGGATCCAGGGGTCTTATCCGTGGCCACCTCTGCTGCTGCTATCGAATTACAGCGAGACCAGCCACCATCAGAACCCTCTTACGACGAAGACCGGGCCATCGTCTTGGTTCGCAGTAGTCAAGACCCGAAGGAGCAAGACGCAGCTTCAGTGCTCACCCCCGACACCATTCAAGCGAGGGAGAGCAGCACAAAAAGTCGTGGCATCGACTTACCTGGATTTGTGCGAAGCCGTACGCAGGCGATCCGAACCAGCCTGCAACAGCCTCAAACACAAGAAGATCGGCGTGATAGTCCCTTTGTCCCTGTGGTGAGCTTCGATCACCTAACCGCTTGCTGCAATAAAGCCATCGATCATTGGACCAGTTTGTATGGATCCATGCCAGGAGCAACGGTTCTTGAGGCTGTGATGCTCTGGATGGCCCGAGATATTTGGCCCCAATTGGATGGAAGTGAGGGACGCACCTTCACCTGGAGCCAGGTGAACCAATCGATGCAGGATGTCTGCGCTGATTGGTCCGTACAGTCTCCAAAATTTGAACATGTGATTGTCGCTGCTGCAGTTCTCGAAGATCCATTTGCCGCAGGCAGCGTGGAGGATCGCATCCCAACTTTGATTCGTCGCTTTGTGAACCGCTTCAAACGGAGTCGGCGTGTGACGTCATTTGAAACCTTGGAATCCACCATGACCCTGCATGGCGCGCTGAGATTGCTAGATCTACCCACGCAAGCTGGAGCTTCCCTAACGCTGCGTTCCATCCGTGACGCATACAAGAAAAAAGCGATCGAAGCGCACCCAGATGCCGGTGGATCTACGGATGGCATGAGACGACTGAATGAGGCCTATCAGATGCTTCGGGAGCTCTACAGGGACAAAGAGCCTCAATAG
- a CDS encoding DUF3370 family protein produces the protein MEQAHAYVPLMAGQRARALNGTFNNVPVLHSNQPEIVKGPGILVTTAPGSATTAENSQPLKNAEFTFNGEFGLHMHHKYYPQDSSKLGGSRARGLLTVAAIAINPGNKPVILKFKRGSVKNSFEAPYHPNRLMGVKTLGRRPWNTGPGDATAVQMLRGELDRKLPREITIPARSSKVIVSSILPARGIMNGLLRGRSNGPFQLAVIAAEETNQDQELISVLENNKLAPGRVYLKRLNEISTGKVFSRVAGVALGDEYKASINHDLSQGALHIPLTSTRRHHFGTSDIQVNQLSTRMIDSALNNIGTYGVRFDVELNLSGVGTHELVLSHPVASGRKPFTAFRGSIGIKSTEGYREVHVGMKSGESLPLGAINVQANAVNPITVSVVYPADATPGHLLSVVPTTQLAMLRRREDFVEAAKKSEAVAKTRKVVPSTPPPATQAQPKFIQVTNNNPKQIIRTSLPQATPQTDPKPAPRISAQAIAAPSSGANRLPAAMIMPQRVNESLEKRYSDAIKAQKEWVRRLQGR, from the coding sequence ATGGAACAGGCGCACGCCTATGTGCCCTTAATGGCTGGACAAAGAGCTCGTGCTCTCAATGGCACCTTCAATAACGTTCCAGTCCTTCATTCCAACCAACCCGAAATTGTCAAAGGGCCAGGGATCCTCGTTACTACAGCCCCAGGTTCTGCTACCACCGCCGAAAACAGCCAGCCCCTAAAGAATGCTGAGTTCACATTTAACGGCGAATTCGGGTTGCATATGCACCATAAGTATTACCCTCAAGATAGCAGTAAATTAGGTGGAAGTCGGGCAAGAGGATTGCTTACGGTTGCAGCAATCGCTATCAACCCAGGCAACAAACCCGTTATCCTTAAGTTTAAACGAGGTTCTGTAAAAAACAGTTTCGAAGCTCCTTATCATCCCAACCGTTTGATGGGGGTGAAAACCCTGGGACGTCGCCCTTGGAATACTGGCCCGGGTGACGCTACAGCTGTGCAAATGCTGCGAGGAGAGCTTGATCGAAAACTCCCACGGGAAATAACGATTCCTGCTCGAAGTAGCAAAGTGATTGTGAGTTCAATTCTTCCTGCTAGGGGAATTATGAACGGGCTGTTGAGAGGTCGTAGTAACGGGCCTTTCCAGCTTGCTGTGATAGCGGCAGAGGAAACCAACCAAGATCAAGAGCTTATCTCCGTTCTTGAGAACAATAAACTAGCCCCAGGACGCGTTTATTTGAAGCGTCTCAATGAGATCAGTACTGGAAAAGTCTTTTCAAGAGTTGCTGGTGTTGCCCTTGGTGATGAGTATAAGGCCTCAATTAATCATGATCTCTCACAAGGTGCATTACACATTCCATTAACAAGTACTCGCAGGCACCACTTTGGAACGAGCGACATACAGGTTAATCAATTATCAACACGAATGATTGATTCTGCTCTGAACAATATTGGCACCTATGGCGTGCGATTTGATGTTGAACTAAATCTGTCTGGCGTTGGTACTCACGAATTGGTTTTAAGCCATCCCGTGGCATCCGGTCGAAAACCATTCACCGCATTCCGAGGATCGATCGGAATTAAAAGTACCGAAGGGTATCGAGAAGTTCATGTCGGGATGAAATCAGGAGAAAGCCTGCCCCTCGGTGCAATTAATGTTCAGGCAAATGCTGTCAATCCCATCACGGTGAGCGTTGTTTATCCAGCGGATGCCACGCCAGGGCACTTGCTAAGCGTGGTTCCAACAACCCAGCTCGCCATGCTTCGTCGTCGTGAAGATTTTGTTGAAGCAGCAAAAAAATCTGAAGCAGTGGCAAAAACACGCAAGGTTGTTCCGTCAACGCCTCCACCGGCGACCCAGGCACAGCCGAAATTTATTCAAGTCACCAACAACAATCCAAAGCAGATCATCAGAACGTCTCTTCCTCAAGCCACACCTCAGACCGATCCCAAACCAGCCCCAAGGATTTCGGCTCAGGCCATTGCAGCACCATCAAGTGGTGCCAATCGGTTACCAGCAGCGATGATCATGCCTCAGCGCGTTAATGAGTCATTAGAGAAGCGCTATAGCGATGCAATCAAGGCTCAAAAGGAATGGGTACGCCGACTACAAGGTCGATAG
- a CDS encoding sigma-70 family RNA polymerase sigma factor, with amino-acid sequence MNKSHKIRNKRIEHHLKLVDPIAGHYAKRSGTDRDDLKQVGRLGLLRAAEGYQQDQDKPFEVYARPHIRGAILHYLRDSVGLVRLPRRLQEQAQTTIKNGSSATQQGEAMSAEMEVNVQAYRRRQSWEPLDEARVAAEQPGWQPMLMQESARRIRKAINGLAPLEQRALIEVVIEGASLRGAGNKQGVSAMTMQRRLKRALAQLRHELVDQDSSLWSR; translated from the coding sequence ATGAACAAGAGCCACAAGATCAGAAACAAAAGGATTGAGCATCATCTGAAACTGGTCGATCCAATTGCTGGCCATTACGCCAAACGATCGGGCACGGATCGAGATGATCTCAAACAGGTGGGCAGGCTTGGCTTATTGCGTGCCGCAGAGGGGTATCAGCAAGACCAAGACAAGCCATTTGAGGTATACGCAAGGCCACACATCAGGGGAGCCATCCTTCACTACCTCAGAGACAGCGTGGGACTGGTTCGACTGCCAAGACGTCTCCAAGAGCAAGCCCAGACCACAATTAAAAATGGTTCCTCTGCAACGCAACAAGGTGAAGCGATGTCAGCGGAGATGGAAGTCAACGTCCAGGCCTATCGCCGACGTCAATCATGGGAACCCTTGGACGAAGCCAGGGTGGCAGCAGAGCAACCTGGATGGCAACCAATGCTGATGCAGGAAAGCGCCCGTCGGATCAGGAAAGCGATCAATGGATTAGCGCCCTTAGAGCAAAGGGCGCTCATTGAGGTGGTGATCGAAGGTGCCAGCCTCCGTGGTGCTGGAAACAAGCAGGGTGTCAGCGCAATGACAATGCAGCGAAGGCTGAAACGGGCCCTAGCCCAGTTGCGACATGAACTTGTCGATCAGGATTCGTCGCTGTGGTCGCGCTGA